A region from the Patescibacteria group bacterium genome encodes:
- a CDS encoding TatD family hydrolase: protein MEKSKIANLIDTHAHLASKDYPDVNNVITRAREAGVAKIICVASATEEIPKAIALAEKFSGVYLSLGIHPQDTKNTSPFQLDLKLKKLEVASLHPKVVAIGECGFDNSVPPAGERKRDVEEQEYIFEFQTHLAQKLNKPQVLHCRQAKDKMVEALKEYSVTNGVWHCFVEDALTAKLALKLGLLLSFNGIVTYKSGGEILKIARTISLDKILLETDSPLLIPEPARSDPKIKLNEPSYVKIVAQKIAGARNISEKDLATATSQNAQLLFGLNYD from the coding sequence ATGGAGAAGTCTAAGATAGCAAATTTAATTGACACCCACGCCCACTTGGCAAGTAAGGATTATCCAGATGTCAATAATGTCATAACGAGAGCGCGTGAGGCGGGTGTTGCCAAAATTATTTGCGTAGCTTCTGCCACAGAAGAAATCCCCAAAGCAATTGCTCTTGCCGAAAAATTTAGCGGGGTGTATTTATCGCTGGGAATCCACCCCCAAGATACCAAAAACACCAGTCCCTTCCAACTTGACCTGAAACTTAAAAAACTAGAGGTTGCATCCTTACATCCCAAAGTTGTTGCCATTGGTGAGTGCGGTTTTGATAACTCTGTGCCACCAGCAGGAGAAAGAAAACGGGATGTTGAAGAGCAAGAGTATATTTTTGAATTCCAAACGCATCTTGCTCAAAAACTTAACAAACCGCAAGTATTGCATTGCAGGCAGGCTAAAGACAAAATGGTAGAAGCGCTCAAAGAGTATTCCGTGACTAACGGGGTCTGGCACTGCTTTGTCGAGGATGCTTTAACCGCAAAATTGGCTCTAAAGTTAGGGTTGTTACTCTCATTTAATGGCATTGTTACTTACAAAAGCGGGGGGGAAATCCTCAAAATTGCCCGAACCATCTCACTTGACAAAATCCTCCTCGAAACCGACTCGCCTCTTTTAATTCCAGAACCAGCAAGATCTGATCCGAAGATTAAACTAAACGAACCTTCTTATGTTAAAATAGTCGCACAAAAAATTGCCGGGGCTAGAAACATATCAGAAAAAGATCTGGCAACCGCGACCTCCCAAAATGCCCAACTGCTTTTTGGCTTAAACTATGATTAA